In bacterium, a single genomic region encodes these proteins:
- the pstS gene encoding phosphate ABC transporter substrate-binding protein PstS codes for MKMARRWRWIAGAVLAGLILGPGGLPWGTTGAVAAGPIVLTGAGATFPYPIYSRWFAEYNRLHPDVRINYQSIGSGGGIAQVQKGTVDFGASDAPLSDDQLKAMGRPVALIPTVAGSIAMSYNVPGVGSGLRLTPENIADLYMGQITKWNDPRLAANNPSVKLPNLPVTIVHRSDGSGTTFHFTSFLSIVSRGWADKVGRSTSVEWPTGIGGKGNEGVSGLVKQTPGGIGYVELAYVVQNQLTYAVVRNRSGAWIAPSLSATTAAAAGGADAMVKTNDVRVSIAYSPGATTYPIAGFTYLLIPKEQTDESKGKALTDFLWWAIHDGEKDAPQLLYAPLPAPVVLIDERIIKTIGYQGHAFLPAP; via the coding sequence ATGAAGATGGCTCGACGATGGCGCTGGATCGCAGGCGCGGTCCTCGCCGGACTGATCCTCGGCCCGGGTGGGTTGCCGTGGGGGACCACCGGCGCGGTCGCCGCGGGACCGATTGTGCTCACCGGGGCGGGCGCCACGTTTCCATATCCGATCTACTCCCGGTGGTTCGCCGAGTACAATCGGCTCCACCCGGATGTCCGCATCAACTACCAATCGATTGGCAGCGGCGGTGGGATCGCGCAGGTGCAGAAGGGCACCGTGGACTTCGGCGCCTCGGATGCCCCGCTCTCCGATGACCAGTTGAAGGCGATGGGACGGCCCGTCGCGCTGATCCCCACCGTCGCCGGGTCGATCGCGATGAGCTACAACGTTCCGGGGGTCGGCTCGGGGTTGCGTCTGACGCCGGAAAACATCGCCGATCTCTACATGGGGCAGATCACCAAGTGGAACGATCCGCGCCTCGCCGCCAACAACCCATCCGTGAAGCTGCCGAACCTGCCGGTTACGATCGTGCACCGATCGGACGGCAGCGGCACGACCTTCCACTTCACCTCCTTCCTCTCGATCGTCAGCAGGGGCTGGGCCGACAAGGTCGGGCGCAGCACATCCGTGGAATGGCCGACCGGGATCGGCGGCAAGGGCAACGAGGGGGTCTCGGGGCTGGTCAAGCAGACCCCGGGAGGGATCGGGTACGTTGAACTGGCGTACGTGGTGCAGAACCAACTCACGTACGCGGTCGTCAGGAACCGGTCGGGCGCATGGATCGCCCCCTCCCTGTCCGCCACGACCGCGGCCGCCGCCGGCGGCGCCGACGCCATGGTCAAGACCAACGATGTCCGGGTCTCGATCGCCTACTCGCCTGGAGCGACCACGTATCCGATCGCCGGGTTCACCTACCTGCTGATCCCCAAGGAACAGACGGACGAATCGAAGGGCAAGGCCCTGACGGATTTCCTCTGGTGGGCGATTCATGACGGGGAAAAAGACGCCCCCCAGCTCCTGTATGCTCCACTGCCCGCGCCGGTGGTGCTGATCGACGAGCGCATCATCAAGACCATCGGGTATCAAGGCCACGCCTTCCTTCCCGCGCCGTAG
- a CDS encoding methylglyoxal synthase, which translates to MLAAKRIALIAHDNKKTDLLEWVRFNKELLARHELCATRTTGRLIAERLGLPVAEFHSGPLGGDQQIGAKIAEGGVDFLIFFWDPLEPHPHDPDVRALLRIAVVWNIPVACNRASADFMISSPLMAHEYQRLVPAYA; encoded by the coding sequence ATGTTGGCCGCCAAGCGCATCGCCCTGATTGCGCACGACAATAAGAAGACCGATCTTCTGGAGTGGGTCCGGTTCAACAAGGAGCTTCTGGCGCGCCACGAATTGTGCGCGACGCGCACCACCGGTCGGCTCATCGCCGAGCGCCTCGGCCTTCCGGTCGCCGAGTTTCACAGCGGGCCGTTGGGAGGCGATCAGCAGATCGGAGCGAAGATCGCGGAGGGCGGCGTCGATTTCCTGATCTTCTTTTGGGACCCGCTCGAGCCGCATCCGCACGACCCCGATGTCCGGGCGCTGCTTCGGATCGCGGTGGTGTGGAACATCCCGGTGGCCTGCAACCGCGCCTCGGCGGACTTCATGATCTCCTCCCCACTCATGGCCCACGAGTACCAGCGGCTCGTGCCTGCGTACGCTTAA
- a CDS encoding reverse transcriptase-like protein, which produces MTARVGELHAHVAVIDGGIRAAIGIVFVDAHGRALRCVGRVVPGCPRDRAAFQGILLALWNSRRLGSRRVVVHSDDPGVVAQINRCRDVPLELVGPYLEVRALLHAYRSARVEADQIPWEPEAVSVARAALASGLADQTVDELPLWTCARRGAPPYVAPDGS; this is translated from the coding sequence ATGACTGCCAGGGTGGGGGAACTCCACGCTCATGTCGCGGTGATCGACGGTGGGATTCGCGCGGCGATCGGCATCGTGTTCGTCGATGCACACGGTCGCGCGCTGCGCTGCGTCGGTCGCGTCGTGCCCGGGTGTCCGCGGGATCGTGCGGCGTTCCAGGGCATCCTCCTGGCCCTCTGGAATTCCCGGCGGCTGGGGTCGCGGCGCGTCGTGGTGCACAGTGACGACCCGGGGGTGGTCGCCCAGATCAATCGCTGCCGGGACGTGCCGCTCGAACTTGTCGGGCCTTACCTCGAAGTCCGCGCCCTCCTCCACGCCTATCGGAGCGCGCGCGTGGAGGCTGACCAGATCCCGTGGGAACCTGAGGCGGTGTCGGTCGCCCGGGCCGCGTTGGCATCCGGCCTCGCGGATCAGACGGTGGACGAGCTGCCGCTGTGGACCTGCGCACGCCGGGGTGCCCCTCCGTACGTCGCGCCGGACGGCTCCTAG
- the cofD gene encoding 2-phospho-L-lactate transferase, with translation MITVLCGGVGGVKLVDGLAAVLADPVELAVIVNTADDWEHLGLHISPDVDTVLYTLAGLASVEQGWGLEGDTWTALDMLARYGLPTWFRLGDRDLGTHLARTAWRREGRRPTEITAALAAGLGVVPKVLPMSDDRVATFVRTPAGRLPFQEYFVKRRARDPVAGIEFEGIERARPSPEALDAIRASAVIVVAPSNPLVSVGPILALPGLERALRESRALKIAVSPLIGGEAVKGPTVEMLRGLGMPAAPAAVAALYRAFAEVFVLDVRDRADADAVADAGVPGRPLAVECVDTLMSDRAGRRRLARALIEIALRRGAAVAAKPG, from the coding sequence GTGATCACCGTCCTGTGCGGCGGGGTGGGCGGGGTCAAGCTCGTGGACGGTCTCGCGGCCGTGCTCGCGGATCCGGTCGAGCTCGCGGTCATCGTGAACACCGCCGATGATTGGGAGCACTTGGGCCTTCACATCTCCCCAGACGTCGACACCGTGCTGTACACGCTGGCCGGCCTGGCGAGCGTGGAACAGGGCTGGGGTCTGGAGGGGGACACGTGGACGGCCCTCGACATGCTGGCGCGCTACGGGCTGCCGACGTGGTTCCGGCTGGGGGACCGGGACCTCGGCACGCACCTTGCCCGAACCGCATGGCGGCGGGAGGGCCGGCGGCCGACCGAGATCACCGCCGCACTCGCCGCCGGGTTGGGGGTCGTCCCAAAAGTGCTGCCGATGAGCGATGATCGGGTCGCCACCTTCGTGCGCACCCCGGCCGGGCGGCTGCCGTTTCAGGAATATTTCGTCAAGCGCCGCGCGCGCGATCCGGTGGCCGGCATCGAGTTTGAGGGCATCGAACGGGCCCGTCCGTCGCCCGAGGCCCTCGACGCGATCCGGGCCTCCGCGGTGATCGTGGTGGCTCCGAGCAACCCGCTCGTCAGCGTGGGGCCGATCCTGGCGCTCCCCGGGTTGGAGCGCGCGCTTCGAGAGAGCCGGGCGCTCAAGATCGCCGTGAGTCCCCTGATCGGCGGAGAGGCGGTCAAGGGGCCGACCGTAGAGATGCTGCGGGGGCTCGGGATGCCGGCGGCGCCCGCCGCGGTCGCGGCCCTGTACAGGGCCTTCGCCGAGGTGTTCGTCCTCGACGTCAGGGACCGAGCCGATGCCGATGCCGTCGCCGATGCGGGCGTACCGGGGCGGCCTCTGGCGGTGGAGTGCGTCGACACGCTGATGTCCGATCGCGCCGGCCGGAGGCGGCTCGCCCGGGCGCTGATCGAGATCGCCTTGAGGCGCGGCGCCGCAGTGGCGGCAAAGCCGGGGTGA
- a CDS encoding nitroreductase family protein, whose translation MTPSVPPLLMDRRTVRFYTPAPVSVELVRALLEAAACAPSAHNVQPTRIVVVESAAAKRRLADWMGRRWRRDLERLGTAEAAIQVELRFSLRRFGEAPALILVGYAMEDMDTYPDRTRRAAEQVMAVQSAAAAVQNLLLAAAANGLGACWCCAPLFCPGIVRRALGLPRGFIPQALVTIGYPAHTPPVPPRKPLESIVAFR comes from the coding sequence ATGACCCCGTCGGTCCCCCCCCTCCTGATGGACCGCCGTACCGTGCGCTTCTACACCCCGGCGCCCGTGTCGGTCGAACTGGTGCGGGCGCTCCTCGAAGCCGCGGCCTGCGCCCCGTCGGCCCACAACGTGCAGCCCACTCGCATCGTGGTGGTCGAGTCGGCGGCGGCAAAGCGCCGACTGGCCGACTGGATGGGACGACGCTGGCGGCGCGACCTGGAGCGGCTCGGCACCGCGGAGGCGGCGATCCAGGTCGAGCTCCGATTCTCGCTCCGGCGGTTCGGCGAAGCCCCCGCGCTGATCCTGGTCGGGTATGCGATGGAGGACATGGACACCTACCCCGACCGGACCCGGCGGGCGGCGGAGCAGGTGATGGCCGTGCAGAGCGCCGCCGCCGCCGTGCAAAACCTCCTGCTGGCCGCCGCCGCGAACGGGCTGGGGGCGTGCTGGTGCTGCGCCCCGCTGTTCTGCCCCGGCATCGTCCGGCGGGCGCTCGGGCTGCCGCGGGGCTTCATCCCGCAGGCCCTGGTGACGATCGGCTACCCCGCCCATACTCCGCCCGTCCCTCCGCGGAAGCCTCTGGAATCGATCGTCGCGTTTCGCTAG
- the cofC gene encoding 2-phospho-L-lactate guanylyltransferase — MRVRALIPQKALFRAKGRLGSVLPEEERAALSLALLKSICGVLRATVGVEDVVVMTPDPAVRDFAAACGVRGIFDPKPGLNDALAEALRVLSGAGRGLLVVAGDLPLLQPADVAAVLASGGAGTLVLAPSRDEAGTNALLFPPGAGAAVRPAYGLGSRRAHHSLARRRGLRVVEVHRPGLAFDLDTPADLAALGGRWAPARPWAV; from the coding sequence GTGAGAGTCCGGGCCCTCATCCCACAGAAAGCACTCTTCCGGGCCAAGGGCCGCCTGGGGTCCGTGCTTCCCGAGGAGGAGCGGGCGGCGCTCAGCCTCGCGCTCCTCAAGTCCATCTGCGGCGTCCTGCGTGCGACGGTGGGGGTGGAGGATGTGGTCGTCATGACCCCGGATCCGGCGGTGCGGGATTTTGCCGCCGCCTGCGGCGTCCGGGGGATCTTCGACCCCAAGCCGGGCCTGAACGATGCCCTGGCCGAAGCGTTGCGCGTCCTGTCCGGCGCCGGCCGCGGGCTACTCGTTGTGGCCGGCGATCTTCCATTATTACAGCCGGCGGATGTGGCGGCGGTGCTGGCTTCCGGGGGGGCGGGGACGCTGGTGCTTGCGCCCTCTCGCGATGAGGCGGGGACGAACGCCCTGCTGTTTCCCCCGGGCGCGGGCGCTGCGGTGCGCCCCGCCTACGGCCTGGGGAGTCGGCGGGCGCACCACAGCCTTGCGCGGAGGCGGGGATTGCGGGTCGTCGAGGTGCACCGGCCGGGCCTCGCCTTCGACCTGGACACGCCGGCCGACCTGGCGGCGCTTGGGGGGCGGTGGGCGCCCGCCCGGCCGTGGGCCGTTTAG
- the pstB gene encoding phosphate ABC transporter ATP-binding protein PstB, whose translation MMQTSSATLWSRALLGALERSVPVEGVGTQRIQAVRVNAYFGRTHAVRGVSIGVQANRITAIIGPSGCGKSTFLRCLNRMHELISGARVEGQVLLDGEDIYAKEIDPVMIRRRVGMVFQRPNPFPTMSIYDNVAAGLRLNGVRQRKLLDEVVEQSLRQAALWEEVKDVLGRPGASLSGGQQQRLCIARALAVKPEVLLMDEPASALDPGSTLKIEELARVLRERLTIVLVTHNMQQAARVSDSTAFMLTGELVEFGPTAELFTRPRDKRTEDYITGRFG comes from the coding sequence ATGATGCAGACGTCGAGCGCCACGCTGTGGAGTCGGGCGCTTCTGGGCGCCCTCGAGCGCTCGGTGCCCGTCGAGGGGGTCGGCACCCAGCGCATCCAGGCCGTGCGGGTGAACGCCTACTTTGGCCGCACCCATGCCGTCCGCGGGGTCTCGATCGGTGTCCAAGCCAACCGCATCACCGCGATCATTGGACCGTCGGGTTGCGGCAAGTCGACGTTCCTCCGCTGCCTCAATCGCATGCACGAACTGATCTCGGGCGCGCGTGTCGAGGGGCAGGTGCTGCTCGACGGCGAGGACATCTACGCGAAGGAGATCGATCCCGTGATGATCCGGCGCCGCGTCGGCATGGTCTTCCAGCGGCCGAATCCGTTTCCCACCATGTCGATCTATGACAACGTGGCCGCGGGCCTCCGATTGAACGGCGTCCGCCAACGAAAGCTTCTCGATGAGGTGGTAGAACAAAGCCTTCGACAGGCGGCCCTGTGGGAGGAGGTCAAGGATGTGCTCGGCCGACCCGGCGCCAGTCTCTCCGGGGGGCAGCAACAACGGCTCTGCATCGCTCGCGCGCTGGCGGTGAAGCCGGAGGTCCTGCTGATGGACGAGCCGGCGTCCGCGCTCGATCCGGGGTCCACCCTGAAGATCGAGGAACTGGCCAGGGTGTTGCGCGAGCGCTTGACGATCGTGCTCGTCACCCACAACATGCAGCAGGCGGCGCGCGTCTCGGACAGCACGGCCTTCATGCTCACCGGAGAACTGGTGGAGTTTGGGCCCACGGCCGAGCTGTTCACGCGGCCGCGGGACAAGCGGACGGAAGACTACATCACGGGGCGGTTTGGTTAA
- the phoU gene encoding phosphate signaling complex protein PhoU, giving the protein MTTRETFDHDLQHLQEDLLRMADLVDDAIRRAVDALQARSLDGVNTVIASDNAIDALHLELEERCLRLMATQQPMAKDLRMIAAIWTMTIDLERMGDHAEDIARITRRAAGQPLLKPLIDIPRMAEMVREMLHDGLDAFVRRDTALAERMAAKDDEVDHLYGQVFRELLTYMIEDPKNIQRATHLLMVAQALERVGDHATNIAERVIYMVTGTLKELNV; this is encoded by the coding sequence ATGACTACCCGGGAGACCTTCGACCACGATCTGCAGCACTTGCAGGAGGACCTCCTGCGGATGGCCGATCTCGTCGACGACGCGATCCGGCGGGCCGTCGACGCGCTGCAGGCGCGCAGCCTCGATGGCGTCAACACGGTGATCGCCTCCGACAACGCCATCGACGCCCTGCACCTCGAACTGGAAGAACGCTGCCTGCGCCTGATGGCGACGCAGCAGCCGATGGCGAAGGACCTGCGCATGATCGCCGCGATCTGGACGATGACGATCGATCTCGAGCGCATGGGCGACCACGCAGAGGATATCGCCCGGATCACCCGACGCGCGGCCGGACAGCCGCTGCTCAAGCCCTTGATCGACATTCCCCGGATGGCGGAGATGGTGCGGGAGATGCTCCACGACGGCCTCGACGCGTTCGTCCGCAGGGACACCGCGCTCGCCGAGCGCATGGCCGCCAAGGATGACGAGGTCGATCATCTCTACGGGCAGGTCTTCCGGGAGCTCCTGACCTACATGATCGAAGATCCCAAGAACATCCAGCGGGCCACCCACCTCCTGATGGTGGCCCAGGCCCTGGAACGGGTGGGGGACCACGCCACGAACATCGCCGAGCGAGTGATCTATATGGTTACCGGGACGCTGAAAGAGCTGAACGTCTAA
- the proC gene encoding pyrroline-5-carboxylate reductase, whose protein sequence is MLTHRTVGIIGAGSMAEALLRGVFDAGVLRPERCLVTNKSNDERLARLGRAWPVRTTRDKPELMAWSEVVILAVKPRDMPTVLGEIAPHVTGRHLIVSVAAGVSIEMIERALGAVAVVRAMPNTSTAVRASATAIASGRLAGPEHLGIARAIFEAVGWVGVVPESLLDVVTAVSGSGPAYVYALAEAMVDAGERAGLPSDVARALVSQTILGAGKMLTETGESPDVLRGQVTSPGGTTMAGLEALEQGGFRAAVHAAVIRATRRARELRGSPVRTPR, encoded by the coding sequence ATGCTGACGCACCGTACGGTGGGGATCATCGGGGCCGGGAGCATGGCCGAAGCGTTGCTGCGCGGCGTATTCGACGCCGGCGTCCTGCGCCCCGAACGCTGCCTGGTGACCAATAAGAGCAACGACGAACGCCTCGCGCGCCTGGGGCGCGCGTGGCCGGTGCGAACGACCCGCGATAAGCCCGAACTGATGGCGTGGAGCGAGGTCGTGATCTTGGCCGTGAAGCCGCGCGACATGCCGACCGTGCTGGGCGAAATCGCCCCCCACGTCACGGGCCGACATCTCATCGTCTCGGTGGCGGCGGGGGTCTCGATCGAGATGATCGAGCGGGCGCTGGGCGCCGTCGCGGTGGTTCGGGCGATGCCCAACACCTCGACGGCGGTACGCGCGTCGGCGACCGCGATCGCCTCCGGCCGCCTGGCCGGTCCGGAGCACCTCGGCATCGCGCGCGCGATCTTCGAGGCGGTCGGCTGGGTGGGAGTGGTTCCCGAATCTCTGCTCGACGTGGTGACCGCGGTTTCGGGGAGCGGGCCGGCGTATGTGTACGCGCTGGCCGAAGCGATGGTGGACGCCGGGGAGCGCGCGGGGCTCCCCAGCGACGTGGCGCGCGCCCTGGTCTCCCAGACCATCCTCGGAGCGGGGAAGATGCTCACCGAGACCGGCGAAAGCCCTGACGTGCTTCGCGGACAGGTAACCTCCCCGGGGGGGACGACCATGGCGGGACTCGAGGCCCTCGAGCAGGGAGGGTTCCGCGCGGCGGTGCACGCCGCCGTGATCCGCGCCACCCGCCGCGCCCGCGAACTCCGGGGCAGCCCCGTCCGCACCCCGCGCTAA
- the pstA gene encoding phosphate ABC transporter permease PstA translates to MLVFPATAARRRATDRLMTGLAAAAVLIALAPLVSVLIYVVLQGATSLDWAFFTQLPKPVGETGGGVANAISGTLTLILLASCVGLPIGILGGLYLSELGDGPLGWWIRFTADVLNGVPSIVVGVFVYTLLVVPMRRFSAIAGGAALGIMMAPLVMRTTEELVRLVPTSLREAALALGVPWWLTTVRVVLRTAAVGIITGVMLAIARIGGETAPLLFTAFNNQYWQTGLDQPIASLTVQLYNYAIAPYDDWHRQAWAAALVLMSMTLLLNIAARLVGRSRSGGR, encoded by the coding sequence ATGCTCGTCTTTCCGGCTACCGCGGCACGCCGTCGCGCCACGGACCGCCTGATGACGGGGCTCGCGGCCGCCGCGGTGCTGATCGCGCTCGCCCCCCTCGTCAGCGTGCTGATCTACGTGGTCCTGCAGGGCGCCACGTCGCTCGACTGGGCGTTCTTCACCCAGCTCCCCAAGCCGGTGGGGGAGACGGGCGGGGGGGTTGCGAACGCGATCAGCGGCACCCTCACGCTCATCCTGCTGGCGTCGTGCGTCGGCCTCCCCATCGGCATCCTGGGAGGGTTGTATCTGTCCGAGCTGGGAGACGGCCCCCTCGGCTGGTGGATCCGGTTCACGGCCGACGTGTTGAACGGCGTGCCCAGCATCGTCGTCGGCGTTTTTGTCTATACGCTCCTCGTGGTCCCGATGCGGCGCTTCTCCGCCATCGCCGGCGGGGCCGCCCTGGGGATCATGATGGCCCCGCTGGTGATGCGGACGACCGAGGAACTCGTTCGCCTCGTGCCGACGTCACTCCGCGAGGCGGCGCTTGCCCTGGGTGTCCCCTGGTGGCTCACCACCGTGCGCGTGGTGTTGCGGACGGCGGCCGTGGGGATCATCACCGGCGTCATGCTGGCCATCGCCCGCATCGGAGGAGAGACGGCACCGCTACTCTTCACCGCCTTCAACAACCAGTACTGGCAGACGGGGCTCGATCAGCCGATCGCGTCGCTGACGGTCCAGCTCTATAACTATGCGATCGCCCCATACGACGACTGGCACCGTCAGGCGTGGGCCGCAGCGCTGGTGCTCATGTCGATGACGCTCTTGCTCAACATCGCCGCCCGGCTCGTGGGCCGGTCGCGATCCGGGGGGAGGTAA
- a CDS encoding ABC transporter substrate-binding protein, giving the protein MVRIAIHRVLPVLLALAMVPVGLWGIAQAQAPKTLVIAIGADQTGMDPQTVENNESGFVMSTMYDSIVNYKPGTSLVGPGLAEKWEISTDGKVYTFHLRHGVKFHDGTPMNAHTVAADVDRAINPQNPCYVLGRKGVDTYDDFTYGSAKDGTVAKMDVLDDYTLRFTLPQPNAPFITSLAMIWQGIVSPEATKKYNCDAGQHPVGTGPFKFVEAVRNDHITVEANPDYWGGRPKVDRIIFQIVPESATRMLKLERNEVQILADVPPSDYARVTGNSALKMYTQPGLTILGVEMSNDVGPFKDKRVRQAMNYAVDKDAINKGLYGGATTSSQGIPPVLWGYNKSVQPYPYDVAKAKALLAEAGSPNGFTTEMMVYANPRGYNPIGGAKLGEAVQGYLAKVGVNVKITQYEWGAYLDKIRHTPWEGFGIGGWSGDNGDPDNFLGDLFEFDEAAGKARTNNNSRHHNPDYDKLIVQGRLVSDQAKRAQIYMEANKILHDDAPWIFMNHTNQVRAARATVKGFLLNPLQMFFHMEQVSLQ; this is encoded by the coding sequence ATGGTACGGATAGCGATTCACCGGGTACTCCCGGTGCTGCTGGCGCTCGCCATGGTCCCGGTCGGGTTGTGGGGGATCGCCCAGGCCCAGGCGCCGAAGACGCTGGTCATCGCCATCGGGGCGGACCAGACGGGGATGGATCCTCAGACCGTGGAGAACAACGAGTCCGGGTTCGTGATGTCCACGATGTACGACTCGATCGTGAACTACAAGCCCGGCACCAGCCTGGTCGGCCCCGGGCTGGCCGAAAAATGGGAGATCTCGACCGACGGCAAGGTGTACACCTTCCACCTCCGGCACGGGGTGAAGTTCCACGACGGCACCCCGATGAACGCCCACACGGTCGCCGCGGACGTCGATCGCGCCATCAACCCGCAGAACCCCTGCTACGTCCTGGGCCGCAAGGGCGTGGATACCTACGACGACTTCACGTATGGATCGGCCAAGGACGGTACCGTGGCGAAGATGGATGTCCTCGACGACTATACGCTGCGGTTCACCCTTCCCCAGCCGAACGCGCCGTTCATCACCAGCCTGGCGATGATCTGGCAGGGGATCGTGAGCCCGGAGGCCACCAAGAAGTACAACTGCGACGCGGGCCAGCACCCGGTGGGGACCGGGCCGTTCAAGTTCGTGGAGGCGGTGCGGAACGACCACATCACCGTCGAGGCGAACCCCGACTACTGGGGCGGGCGGCCGAAGGTCGACCGGATCATCTTCCAGATCGTCCCCGAGAGCGCCACGCGGATGCTCAAGCTGGAGCGGAACGAGGTGCAGATCCTCGCCGACGTCCCCCCCTCCGACTACGCACGGGTGACCGGTAATTCGGCCCTCAAGATGTACACCCAACCCGGATTGACGATCCTGGGCGTGGAGATGTCCAACGACGTGGGCCCGTTCAAGGACAAGCGGGTGCGGCAGGCGATGAACTACGCCGTGGACAAGGACGCCATCAACAAGGGGCTGTACGGCGGCGCCACCACCTCGAGCCAGGGGATCCCGCCGGTGCTGTGGGGGTACAACAAGTCCGTGCAGCCGTACCCCTACGACGTGGCGAAGGCCAAGGCGCTGCTGGCGGAGGCCGGATCGCCCAACGGCTTCACCACCGAGATGATGGTCTACGCCAACCCGCGGGGCTACAACCCGATCGGCGGCGCCAAGCTCGGCGAGGCGGTGCAGGGCTACCTGGCCAAGGTCGGCGTGAACGTGAAGATCACCCAGTACGAGTGGGGCGCGTACCTGGACAAGATCCGCCACACCCCGTGGGAGGGGTTCGGCATCGGCGGGTGGTCCGGCGACAACGGGGACCCCGACAACTTCCTGGGGGACCTGTTTGAGTTCGACGAGGCCGCCGGCAAGGCGCGCACCAACAACAACTCGCGCCACCACAACCCAGACTACGACAAGCTGATCGTCCAGGGCCGGTTGGTTTCCGACCAGGCCAAGCGGGCGCAGATCTACATGGAAGCCAACAAGATCCTCCACGACGATGCGCCGTGGATCTTCATGAACCACACGAACCAGGTGCGGGCGGCGCGGGCGACCGTGAAGGGGTTCCTGCTCAACCCGCTCCAGATGTTCTTCCACATGGAGCAGGTGTCGCTGCAGTAG
- the pstC gene encoding phosphate ABC transporter permease subunit PstC, translating to MLPSNVGRRAEALLPPGAAFVRRHKAWTDAVFRAVLTAFGFAVVVIVASMIIQLSMAAWPAIARFGAGFLWTQRWDPVHNVFGAVTFAYGTLASSLVALVLAVPVSLGVAIYLAELAPPVLSTVLGFIIELLASIPSVILGLWGIFVMAPWLRSVVEPDLRAILGWLPLFSGPAYGIGLLAGGMILAIMLLPIVSSISREVLKSVPLSQREAAYALGATRWEVIWRAVLPYGRTGLTGAVILGLGRALGETMAVTMVIGNRPQVSPSLFQPAYTIAAALANEFSEATTGIYISALIELAVVLFVISLIVNAIARWLIWRMGTLPTGGMG from the coding sequence ATGCTTCCCTCGAACGTCGGCAGGAGGGCGGAGGCCCTCCTGCCTCCCGGCGCCGCGTTCGTGCGGCGCCACAAGGCCTGGACGGACGCGGTGTTTCGCGCCGTGTTGACCGCGTTCGGGTTTGCGGTCGTGGTCATCGTCGCCTCGATGATCATCCAATTATCCATGGCGGCCTGGCCGGCGATTGCGCGTTTTGGGGCGGGGTTCCTCTGGACGCAGCGGTGGGATCCGGTCCACAACGTCTTCGGGGCGGTCACGTTCGCGTACGGGACCCTCGCCTCTTCGCTGGTGGCCTTGGTCCTTGCGGTCCCGGTGAGCCTTGGCGTGGCCATCTATCTGGCGGAGTTGGCTCCGCCGGTGCTGTCGACGGTGCTCGGGTTCATCATCGAGCTTCTGGCGTCCATCCCGAGCGTCATCCTCGGCCTCTGGGGGATTTTCGTCATGGCCCCCTGGCTGCGCAGCGTCGTGGAGCCCGACCTCCGGGCGATTCTGGGGTGGCTGCCGCTGTTCAGCGGCCCTGCGTACGGGATCGGGTTGCTCGCCGGCGGGATGATCCTGGCGATCATGCTCCTGCCCATCGTCTCGTCGATCTCGCGCGAGGTGCTGAAGTCGGTGCCGCTGAGCCAGCGTGAGGCCGCCTACGCCCTCGGGGCCACCCGCTGGGAGGTGATCTGGCGCGCCGTCCTCCCATACGGCCGGACCGGCCTCACCGGGGCGGTGATCCTCGGCCTGGGACGCGCCCTCGGCGAGACGATGGCCGTGACCATGGTGATCGGCAACCGCCCGCAGGTGTCACCCTCGTTGTTTCAGCCCGCGTACACGATCGCCGCGGCGCTCGCCAACGAGTTCTCGGAGGCCACCACCGGCATCTACATCTCCGCGCTGATCGAACTGGCGGTTGTCCTCTTTGTGATCTCCTTGATTGTCAATGCGATCGCCCGTTGGCTCATCTGGCGGATGGGGACCCTGCCGACGGGAGGGATGGGGTGA